Sequence from the Mugil cephalus isolate CIBA_MC_2020 chromosome 20, CIBA_Mcephalus_1.1, whole genome shotgun sequence genome:
ATTTATTCAGCGTTAGGTTCTAATCTAAATTGCGGATGTTGTGAAATATTTTAagggttttaattaaaatcaagCCAGTCGTTTGCAGCTCCCAGACACGGAAGGGAAGCCGGCGGGCAGAGAGAGCCGTCCGTGAACCAGAGGGTCGGCGGTACGCGGAGCCGCAACCCAGAGCCGCTCCCAGTGCTCGATGTGTGAACGCGTGGGTAGACGTGTATTTGGGACTGTGAAAGGTAGAAATACGCGATATAAATACGAGACACATTTGCCCAAGTCTTCACAAATCAGATTGTGTTTCCGTGCTCCGTTGCAGCCTCTTTATTAATCCCCTtcgaataagaaaaaaaaacatttttgtgtacaagaaaggaaagaaagtatATAATTATGCCTTTGCGGGCGTCCTCCTTTTTTATGCTTTATGTTTTGTCTGGCTTTTAGCTACCAGGAAAAGACTCTAAAGTGTACAGAATAGTGCTCTTAGCTTTTGAACCGAAGCGCTGAGGCAAACATGAGCAGACAGAGAACTTAGGCTGAAGTGCCACCAAGACTGGACTTGAACTAATtgctgtcattaaaaaaaatctcagtaaGTGCTCTGTGTTATTTGGAAATAGCTCATAGTTTGCTCGATGCCGTTTTATAATGTTACAGCATTCAGTATATCTGAGGCATTATCAGACTTTGTGCATTTGCGGTGTGGTATTATTTACCTCTCTTATTGTCGGTAacttaacatttacatttgagGGAGTCGGTTTGTGCTCGGCGGAAAGCGTAAATAGCTAAAGGTTGGTAAATTACAATCAGCGGAGGCTCGCTGTGACATTTCCCAATAGTTTCATggcaaacattaacatttttctttttttttttcaaacatgaaataaaaatgtcaaacgtAAGAAATGTGCTTGTGACCGTAATGACTTGTCGATACCTATCCTCGTATTTATGAGTTACCTTCAGCTTAGAGGCACCTTGTGGCAtcccacagaaaacagaaagacttGGTGTGAAACCCTCTCCTTCGCTGTGTCACACTGACCCACAGCTTTTATATTAAATTGAGAaaatggagtaaaaaaaaagaaaaaaatgcccGTGATAGGTTCATggacatgttttgtgtttgactgaTAGCGCTGCCAAAAATGTGCCTCTTGGATACATaatgtctcttttcttttcttttttttttaagcttttcacAGTATACCAACATACCTACGGGCAACACATCGTCAGGCTGCTTCATACATTGGTGTCGTACTCGGAATGAAACAGGAATCACTTTGCCGTCCTGTCACAGGAAATAATATCAGACGCAGATGTGGTTTCATTTGGTGACTTTAATGatgcatttgtttcttttaatgggTTCAGCCATATGGCGCGTGCCGTAGCTCTCCTGAAAAGCGGCAGTTTACATCTCCCGTACCCACTTGTTTATTCGCACAATAATTGATGCCCCTCAGTCTTGTCGTCTTGTTGCATCACTTCAGGTCTCTGTGCAACTGGGAAATTGATATTACCGAACATTGCATCTGGAATAGCTACACACAACTTAATCTTGGACCTCAGTTACTTGATGAGCCCACTTCTTGCACATATTTCTTATAAAATCTGATAAATATGCCTCATAACGAACAGAACAAGGTGAATGTGTACAGTTTGGAAAGTTGCCTCGTACGCTGCAGCCAAACAGGTGCTTCGGAGTCTTGTCTCCGGTCGTCTTAAAAACGTCTGGATCCTGAAGTGTCGGGCATTTCTCTCAGGCAAGGAAATCTATCATGTTCAAACTGTCATATTAATTGGTTCTGCTTAACTGAGCCGGATCTGCAACGTTTCCAGGATGTAAATTTTAGCCTTTGACTCCGACGTATTCAGGTGTGACTTTCAATTAGAGTTGGGCCGTTTTGTGCTACTCTTCGAGCTAATACGCATCTAGATAGGGTTCTGAATAATGCTGGCAGATGCAGAGATGACTGAAGAACCATTGTTGTTTCATAGAGAAAAGGTGCAAAGCTTTTATTCTATTACAAGCAATTACATTCAGaggaaatatattaaaaatttcAAGAATGTTAAAGAGAACAGTCTCTAGACGCTGCTCCAAACtacattagtagtagtagtggtataTTATGAAaaggtttacatttaatgaactgtgaACAAGTTGAAACTTCTTAAGAAAAATAGTCTTCAATGCAATTTTTCCACAAATTCATCCCATGGGCCAGTTGAGACCCTTTGGTGTGCCAGTTTTGGCCCCTGGAccctatgtttgacacccctggtctataCAGTCATATAACATTATACAACATGTAGTTTTGATTCAGCCTTGTAAATAAATAGCAAAGAAAGTGACGGGCGCCCATTATTCTTTGGGTGCGTCTGCATGAAAGAGCGTCTATGCTGGAACCAGCATATCACGACAGCTTGTTTTTGTAGTGGCAACATCAATACTGGAATATTGAGGGCAATTGTGATCAAATTGAATGAGTGTAGCCTGAAGTGCTCTCATCGGCTCATCCAaaggcaaataaacaaacaagtaaagaacaataaaagaaGACAATCGTCTTTTCAGTGGAGTGGCAAGAGGCTGTTGTTTCGTTCGAGCACAGATGAGCCATTATGTAATGATATTATTTTGGGTTCAGGGTCCGTACTGTACATTTATTTCTAGCTTTATCAGAAATCAGGGGCTTTTTATAGCCTGCAACATTAAGACTAGACAGcgaagttggaaaaaaaaaaaaaaaaaaagtaatatccTTGGAGTCTTTGATTTGAGATAAGCTTGCTTCCATTCTCTCTACGGACTTAAACACCGGTTTAAAAATAGACTAAATTTGAAGCTCATACACACTTTTCTGAGCTAATGATGCAGGGTGGCATCCATGGCATCCCAAACATCCTCATAGTTTTCCTCATTTCCATGCTTTATTTCATGATGTTTTATGTCCAAAGGGCATCTGAACACAGCTTCAGATCTCAGCACTGCAGGCTGGTGATGTGGGGAGTGAGGTACCTGGCTTGCCCACTGTTGGAAGTGGGACGGTCTTTAGGGGATCCCAGGAAGggagtgggggaaaaaaaggttttgatcAGGACCAGCTGTCACTTCTGTCCTCAACAGGACTGCTGGAGCCCGCAGTCCTGTAGAGGCAGGAAATATAATGGGTGTGTTTAGAGTGGGGAGGCTATATTGTCTTTTAATTAGTCGCAGGGTTTTACTCTCCATGCCTCTTAGCAGACATGATTTACTCGTCCCTAAAACTTATATCGCGGTTGGATCCACATTAAAAATTTAATAACAAGATAATATGGCAAAAATCTAATGATCGGGCTCAACGTGCTACACTTAACCGATAGGGAATGTAAAGGTGATTACTTGTATGGTATGATGGACTAGAtaatgtctggtctggtctaggtgggtgggaCATGTAACTATGTAACATCTACACccaatgtcaggtccaaaggtttccctgcagaaattgtcacaagatggtcttagttacttcttctgtcagtggttgtgatgttatgtctgatcggtgtacactCCATGTGAAAAACAATGATGATGAGCTTTCATTATAGTCACTCTGGTTAAATTATTGAGTGCCAGGGCCGCTTGGTGGGCTGGTactaaaatgaattaaaacccACAATAACCCACCAAGTGTCCCACAGAGATACACTATACTGCCAAAAGCATCCACTCAcgcatccaaataactgaattcaggtgttcaaatcacttccatggccacaggtgtataaaatcaatcGCCTAGCCATGCAGACGGCTTCTACAAACATTGTGAAAGAATGTGTTTCTCTCAGGAGCacagtgaattccagcgtggtaTTGTGATAGGATCCCACCTGCGCAACAAGTCCAGTAGTGAAATTTTCTCAGtaataaatattttagtcaactgtcagtggtattataaTAAAGTGGAAGCGACTGGGAATGACAGCCAGTGTCAGGCCACTTAAAATGACATAGTGGGGTCAATGGATGCTGAGGTGCGCAGAGGTCGCCAACTTTCTGTAGATTCTATAGATCCAGTAGCTACAAACCTCCAAAAGTCATGCGGGCTTCAGACTAGATCAAGAACAGTGTtaagagagcttcatggaatgggttttcATGGCcgagctgcatccaagccacaCATCACCGAATGCAAAGCTAATAGGCAGTGCAGACGTTCTCTAGAGTGACGAATCACACTTCTCCGTCTGACAATCTGATGGAGTAATATGGGTTTggtggttgccaggagaacggtacttgtctgactgaGTTATGCCAGGAGGACGGGGTTATGGTGTAAGGTTGTTTTTCAAGAGCTGGACTTGGCGCCTTACTCCCAGCGAAAGGAACTCCGAATgattcagcataccaagagattttggacaatcccatgctcccaactttgaTTGGGGAtgaccccttcctgttccaacatgtctgcacaccagtgcacaaagcaaggtccataaagacttAGATGAgggagtttggtgtggaagaacgtCACtgacctgcacagagtcctgacctcaacctttAAGATGAATTAGATGGAGTCTGTGAGCCAGGGCTTCTcaaccaacatcagtgtctgacctcacaaatgtggttcaggaagaatggtcaaaaatccTCATAAAAACACTCCTAAAtgttgtggaaagccttcccagagcagttgaagctgttatagctgcaaagaGTGGGCCGACGTCATATTAAACTccatggattaagaatgggatttCACTTCAGTTCGTAtgtgtgtaaaggcaggtgagagAATACTTCTGACAATATAGCGTCTGTGTCGTTTATAACAGCAAATATAGTGGAGACAATGCAAAACCAGCTATAAGCAGCATAGGCAGCAAATAAAACGATAAAACTGAAGCAGAACGGGaatgaaaacaccaacatgAAAACAGCTTATTTCCACCGTGCACCTGCCCTGATGTGATAAAGATTAATAACGGCTCTGTCTCTGCCGCTGTCCAGCAGTTGTAACATGcagataaaaaattaaacacgtTCAACCGCATCTCcgctttttatgtttttaaataagttttttACGCCAATTTTCACACCTATTTAGTTTGAAAGGCCTCCTGGATTTGAAGatagaaagaggaaagaggagctGGATAAATGATTCAGGAGGAACCATGAAAAGCACAGAAATGGATTGAGTGTGTGAAGAAAATGATGTATACTATAACTGGATGAAAGGATATGAAGTAATAAGGGGTGTGAGGGCAAGATGGTCTAATATTTGAATCGGGAGGATATAGCAGATCTCGTTGCAGCTTCGTTTCACTTTATAGAGTCTGCAAGAAAATATTACAGCAGCAGTCATATTGTTGTCACTTTTTCCCATTTtgctctctctatatatatatattaaaaaaatccataGTTCTCTTAATTATCCCAACTGAGTCTACAGCAGACAGTTATATGTCATATAACTTAATCCAGCAGAGAGCTTCGAGGCAAGTTCGCCAGGATTACGCTTCACACTCGGGTGCTAAGGTCGGACTCAggttgaggaaaacaaaaacaactcaaaatcTCTGCCGTTACCCCAAGCCCGCTCGGATCGCCCGGAACGCCGGCTCACTCTGCATCTATTCTCCTCGTAATAGTTGCACCTTCACCGTGACAAAACAATGCCTCCCACTCCACAGCGGACCCACTGCGGGACCCCTTTGCTCTGGCCCGTGGGCTCGTTTTTGTGCTTGCCAAACATGTGCGCATCCACTCGTCGAGAGCCGAGCACGGAGTGATTCATTTGACCggcgcttttctttttttttgttgcctccACTTTGCAGTAAACCCGTGCCTTTGTTCTTTGCGCCGCTGTAATCACAAACGCGTCACTCAGGGCGAAATAATTGGATTATTCATTGCAAACTGACCACCCAATGTCTCGCTGCAATTGTCCTGACTGACTGTTTTTGATAAATAGACGCTTCTACCCTCCATTGATATTTGCAATCACACTCTTAAACAGCAGCGCAATTGCTATGTTTTCCTCTCCATTGTTGGCCCCTTCGATATGTTAAGGCAGCGCTTCACTTGAAATGAAGTATTAGAACATACGGCAGCATAGGCTGCAGCTTCCATCTTTCAATACCACAACGTCCCCCTTGTTATGTAGCAAAATCCTGATGCCTTCTTGGCGAATCATTCCCAGAGAAATGTGCTACAAGTCTTTTACTTGTCATTCAAAGGATAAAGAGAAAACTGCACAGGTTATTGGTACCACCACCTAATGCAGCTTAAACTCCAGAGCTTATTATGAGTGGACTCCTTTAAGATAATTGATTGTATTTGACATGACATGGAGGAAGCTCAGCGGAGATGCAATCAATCCAAACGAGAGAGTCGGGGACAGCTTTCGTTTCCTCTGCCAGGCTTTATTAGAACCAACGAATCTCCTCTAGAGGAACTCTATCCCACCAGAAACAGCTTGGACCTATTAGTATCCGGGAATGTAAATTAGCGTGATCCCTCACCTCATCATGCCTCCAAATAATTCCCCGCGCACCGGTTTGACAGCGCACAATGGAGCGCCGAGCTGAACGCTTGGGCGTGATCCAGGGCACTTTCGCGGTGGGCGTTTAGGCATGAAGAGTTGTGATTATCTCCGAAGATTAGTTTCTGCcttaacaaacacaaaggaaattTTGATGCGATTCGGCGTACCGCGCATACGGAACGATGACTCAACGTTCGGAGACGACTGGGCGTCCTCCAGATCTGAGTTTTCATGTGGAGTGGGTGTGAAATGGATTCCCATCCCAAGTTCAAGTATGCAAACTAGATACAACTGGAGGGGGGTTAAAGGTTAACTTCCtctgtctgatttttttttttttaaaatctacatTTAATGGATCTAGTCATGATACTCCCAGTGAATTATCAGGCTCACGCAATGATCTCGCAGGCACGTTGCAAACAGAACTCTCATGGCAGCGATCATTAAAAGTTGCCCCAAGTGCGAATCACCGGTTACCGCGTCTTCACAGTTCCCTTTGCTATGTAAATAAAGCTTTGGACATGTGTCGAAAATGCAAGAAAATGAATGTTATGTGCCGCGTTCTCGCTGTGAGGCAGTAAACAGCAGATGGTGAGCGCGGCCTCTTTAGCGCTATGGATTTTATTTAGCTACCCACCTGAATGACCTGTGCTGAGCGAGGCAGCTGAtgtggggagagagagagtaaaaaaaaaaaaaaaaagaagagttaaCTGTTTGCTCTTGTTTACTTCAGTTCCACTAGGCTGCAAGGCCGGAGGAGTCATTTCCCATGCACGGAGAAATTTACTTGTTTATCagcgttttttttattattattattatttccatgcCGCTTACGTTTCTGCGTGTACATGATCCATGACTGATTCCCGATGCAAAACGCAATAACGAAGTGCTCGTGTCATTTTCCACCGCTTCATAATTAAATGTGCGATTAGCATTAGGACAATAGCTTGTTGCGATATCAAAAAAAGTAACCTTGAACACGGTACATCTGTGCCGTCAATTGGACATGCTCCAAAGGCTGCCGGGGAGACGCCGCAGCTAATGGTCATACGCCGCCGGCGGTTTCAAGGTGATTCGCTGTGGTATATCTGAGCCGTTTTACACTGCATGCCAACGTTGCACCCTCGGACCACCTACTGTACTTCGGAGTTAAATTGCAGACGGAGCTAAAAGTCCTTGAAAGGTTACAAAAAATCTTTAGCCATTCATTACTCCAGAGTCGGAAGTGATGGAATATAATGAAAACTAATACTCTTTCTACTCACTGCGCTAGCTCTAGATATGTTTAATATCCCATTACAGACCCAGAAGTAACCACACTTCTATACTGTCAAGAGACAAACATAATCCGGAGGGAAATTACCCATCAGGAAGGCAAGACTGTTACTGAGATGCAATTACCAGGTCACTTGTGAGACTCCCCGCCCCGGCATCCATGGGCACACGTGTGTGAGGGTGGTCGATACGTGCATAACAGCTCTTGTGTTTAGCACAGTAAATTGGATTCTTTGCTGGAGGACAGTTCATTTAGAATATGTCCGAGATGCAAATGATTGATGTGACTGTATCGTTACAACTGTAGGTTTTCTGGTGtagggcgaaaaaaaaaaaaaaaaaacatacagcagagaaacagctTTTATCCCAAAATTAGGGAGAAGCAGTTGTCTGCAACTGATAGTATAATTTGGATTCCGGTTATACATTAATTTTAAAGCAAATATAAGTGAATTTAGGAGCAAGCCAGTAAAGACATgtgcttgtttctttttttttttttcatgtgatatTGCAGAGCTcctgtggttttgtttgttcatgGCTAAACACTCTGCATGTCTCACAGAGGATTTAATGTACCAGTTTAGCACTGAATCACATAGCCgacaaacaaaggaaacagTACGGATTGGATTGAGCATCAGTGTAAACATTTGATAAGGATTTGCTTGAGGCGATTGCTATGCTTTATTAttgatacaaaaataaaaactgcagcagCCGGGCTCGTCTCGGCGCACGTGGTACTTGCCTTTCACGGCGTCCTACCCAGCAACCCGCTCTCGCGGACCAGGGCGAACATAATCATTGTGTTAATGGCGAACGGTTTCCCTGTAAGCCCGCAGATACATTTCTCAAGTTGGAGACGTTTCAACTGTACTACAAATTATCACCTTGAACCTAATAATTAATTGCCGCCGCCTTCAGTGAacagcccccacccccacccctccaacAACcttagagaaagagaaaggagctGCCTGCACCAATGGCTGAGGAAGTGCATAAGAAAGAAACTGCCTTCCACAGAGTGTGAGCCTAGCATGCATAATAAATGCATGACAAAACAATACCCCAGGCACCCCAGTATTAATGATATGCAGTGAACTCATTATTAAAGTTCCAAAACAGCTCCTGGAGTAACACAGATGGAGTCAATTAAGCAATGAGGATACTTGCTTGCCTGCCGTTTCATCTTCCTTCTTTTATCTCTCGCATATTACTCCATGGATGTAATTAGCTGTATGTTTCTCCTCACAACATAATGTCCAGTGATAATAACAGTTATTTTCTCTTGTAATTTCAAATAATGCTCTGCTTAATAAATGTACCAAATTTGCTTGCACCGCGTCCTTGGGTATTTCATTAACACCGCGAGAGTTGGTGAGGATAATACCGTGCtaagctgcttcttcttttttcttcccttctctgTTGTTTCTGCTCCCAGAGACCTGATGCCTTCGACGCTGGAGGGGCAGATCACCATGGAGAAGACTCCCAGCTACTTCGTGACTAACCACGCCCCGAAGCGCATCCACTCCATGGCCAGGGACATCAAGCTTATTATCGTGGTGCGTAATCCTGTCACTAGAGCCATCTCAGACTACACGCAGACTCTGTCCAAGAAACCCGAGATCCCCACTTTTGAGGTTCTGGCTTTTAAGAACCGGACGCTGGGTCTCATAGATGCCTCGTGGAGTGCGTTGCGCATCGGAATATATGCTCTTCACCTGGAGAGCTGGATGCAGTATTTCCCGCTCTCCCAGATGCACTTCGTCAGCGGGGAGAGACTCATTGTGGACCCCGCGGGCGAAATGGCCAAAGtgcaggacttcctgggacTGAAGCGGATCgtcacagacaaacactttTACTTCAACAAAACGAAAGGATTTCCGTGTCTGAAGAAGCCGGAGGACAGCAGCACTCCCAGGTGCCTCGGCAAGTCCAAAGGGAGAACTCACCCTAAAATTGACCCGGACGTGATTCGGCGGCTGCACAAGTTCTACAAACCCTTTAACATGATGTTCTACCAAATGACTGGCCAGAACTTTGAGTGGGAGCTGGACGAGGACAGCGAGTCCCGCGGCTCTCAGGACTAGCATGGCACGGCTCAGCTACACCACCAGCCTTCTCACTATCGTTGTCTCGCTTCATCCTCGGAGAGAGTGCTTGAGCACGCCAATCAATCATGGCTGTCTTTGCAGTGTCTGTATCCATTAGCAAGAGTTTACTGACATGCTTTTTCTCGATGATGGCAAATCATTATTGTATATactaaacataaaatatatttatatttgtgtaaagGAGATGATttattcctttttgtttttaaagcataGAAcggatatatataaaaaaaaaaaagaatcatgttGACTATGGCAATGCATGCGATGAGTTAAGTGTCCTTACCTCATGAGCCCTAAGGGTAAACTCTGCCTGTTTCTTCTCCCTTTACTTTCCTGCAGTTTGTTGCCCTCACACCCACTCACCAGCATTCGGTACAAAAAAAGATGTT
This genomic interval carries:
- the hs3st4 gene encoding heparan sulfate glucosamine 3-O-sulfotransferase 4; the encoded protein is MAFWSSTSVFTSKVPRKILFMFTLSLSVTYLFYSLMSCYNSLQFPLQENYVYQGRLVTEETTFVTLREKLYSASQAFTEFTDAERTTSASTAKAHAEAEQRTVEWIKTQASPTKSAAAYHTTALEREHQEFSTTDSELRVNCTSDYGEKKLPQAIIIGVKKGGTRALLEALRVHPDVRAVGNEPHFFDRNYEKGLDWYRDLMPSTLEGQITMEKTPSYFVTNHAPKRIHSMARDIKLIIVVRNPVTRAISDYTQTLSKKPEIPTFEVLAFKNRTLGLIDASWSALRIGIYALHLESWMQYFPLSQMHFVSGERLIVDPAGEMAKVQDFLGLKRIVTDKHFYFNKTKGFPCLKKPEDSSTPRCLGKSKGRTHPKIDPDVIRRLHKFYKPFNMMFYQMTGQNFEWELDEDSESRGSQD